Proteins from a single region of Hordeum vulgare subsp. vulgare chromosome 6H, MorexV3_pseudomolecules_assembly, whole genome shotgun sequence:
- the LOC123404888 gene encoding protein ROH1-like, with protein sequence MVPHVIAGKWRWGAWAELPLRGRLPRSIYGRRSGSGSPPFPPLHSDQESPGPSPNPKPTTSPTMAAAETPPPTGGMGFLGLLSFRRSPTAVASFDPAQDDELLVLDALQAHVADRLAALSTSAQGQQQGPVLSLAFLSKLLDAVVSSDAAFRDALAVGPVGAALARAPADRLAADLLDRSVKALDVLNAVSLALASLRGSHRAALTAASCLLAAGAPLLHRAQFARARRAISRLFPDARAAPSTPSGSRAARALSFSVSSKNWSTGRHVHAMAAHLAPPPQAATAPGAGGGLGLALYTMSSVLVFAMWALVAAVPCQDRASAVAPVAPAKQAQWAAPMTALQERIVEESRRRDKKGSSSGASSPASAGLLAEMQAVERAARELNSLLEEIAEEEEEATELEAPATVSEERAGNVAERAEALAGACRALEDGLAPLERQVRAVFHRVVASRAEVVRCMEHSARSTAGSASGVPAPQPHSF encoded by the coding sequence atggtcccacatgtcattgcGGGTAAATGGAGGTGGGGCGCGTGGGCGGAGCTGCCCCTCCGCGGCCGTCTACCCCGCAGTATATATGGACGGCGCTCCGGCAGCGGTTCCCCACCATTCCCTCCCCTCCACTCCGACCAAGAAAGCCCAGGCCCGAGCCCAAACCCGAAGCCCACCACGAGCCCGACGATGGCCGCCGCTGAGACCCCGCCGCCCACCGGCGGGATGGGGTTCCTGGGCCTGCTCAGCTTCCGCCGCAGTCCCACCGCCGTCGCCTCCTTCGACCCGGCGCAGGACGACGAGCTGCTCGTCCTCGACGCCCTCCAGGCCCACGTCGCCGACCGCCTCGCCGCCCTCTCCACCTCCGCGCAGGGGCAGCAGCAGGGGCCGGTGCTCTCGCTCGCGTTCCTCTCCAAGCTGCTCGACGCCGTGGTGTCCTCGGACGCCGCGTTCCGGGACGCCCTCGCCGTGGGCCCCGTGGGCGCCGCGCTCGCCAGGGCCCCCGCCGACCGCCTCGCCGCCGACCTGCTCGACCGCTCCGTCAAGGCGCTCGACGTGCTCAACGCGGTCTCCCTCGCGCTCGCCTCGCTGCGCGGCTCCCACCGCGCGGCCCTCACCGCGGCCTCctgcctcctcgccgccggcgcGCCGCTGCTCCACCGCGCGCAGTTCGCGCGCGCGCGCCGGGCCATCTCCAGGCTCTTCCCGGACGCCAGGGCCGCGCCGTCGACCCCGTCCGGCTCGCGCGCCGCCCGCGCGCTCTCCTTCAGCGTCTCGTCCAAGAACTGGTCCACGGGGCGCCACGTGCACGCCATGGCGGCccacctcgcgccgccgccgcaggccgccaccgcccccggcgccggGGGCGGCCTCGGGCTGGCGCTCTACACCATGAGCTCCGTCCTCGTGTTCGCCATGTGGGCGCTCGTCGCCGCCGTGCCGTGCCAGGACCGGGCCTCCGCGGTCGCCCCCGTCGCGCCGGCCAAGCAGGCGCAGTGGGCCGCGCCCATGACGGCCCTCCAGGAGCGGATCGTGGAGGAGTCGAGGCGGAGGGACAAGAAGGGGTCGTCCTCCGGGGCGTCCTCGCCGGCCTCCGCGGGGCTCCTCGCCGAGATGCAGGCCGTGGAGCGGGCCGCGCGGGAGCTCAACAGCCTGCTCGAGGAGATcgccgaggaggaagaggaagccaCCGAGCTGGAGGCCCCGGCGACCGTCAGCGAGGAGCGCGCGGGAAACGTCGCGGAGCGCGCCGAGGCGCTGGCCGGCGCGTGCAGGGCGCTGGAGGACGGCCTCGCGCCGCTGGAGCGGCAGGTGCGCGCCGTGTTCCACCGCGTCGTCGCCAGCCGCGCCGAGGTCGTGCGCTGCATGGAGCACAGCGCGCGCAGCACCGCCGGGTCCGCCTCCGGCGTGCCGGCGCCGCAACCCCATTCCTTCTGA